CAGTAAAATTTAATCAGGTTTATAGGTATTCTTGGCATTGCTGTTAAGTATCTTGGAAGCAAACAAGACAGCCTGTTCGGGGCTAAAGTATCCCTGCATTACCCGGTCAGCCAAAACTGCAGCTACAGCCTTCCGGGCATTTTTTTGGGCACCGTAGCATCCTTCTACAAACATGTAGTCTCCCCCAAAAGCAAAAATTTTATTGGATGGTAGAATCTCGATAATGCGGTCCAGTATATCCATATAAAGTTTTATGGAAACCTCGGCCAGCCAGCATAGGTTAAAATAACAGTGGGGATACATTTTTATCATGGCAATAAGCTTATCGGTAAAGGGATAACCAGCGTGGAAAATATCAAATTTAGCCTGCCGGTACCGGATTATTACTGGAGTAAGATAAGAGGGATCTGAGTTCCTGATATCATTTAAATTGCTTTCCAGCAAGCCGGTATGTATTTGGACAGGTATATTTAACTCTATTGCCTTTACAATACAGTAATGGATCATGTAATCCTGGAACGGCTTGATAATGGCAGCGCTTAAACCGTCAACAAAAGACTCATAGCGGTTGAGTTTGAGTACCTTTATCAAGCTATTTTCAGCCTGGTGGGGTGTAACCAGTTCAAAATCAATTCTCCTAAAATAGGCAGCTCCTATTTTTAATCCGTAAAGCCTGTCTTTTCTCTGCTCCATTATGGAATCTACAATACCGGTAAAGTCTTTGAGGCTATGGATGTGCCGGTCATACTTAGCCTGGACCTGCTCCAATTTATCAGTGGTATTTATATCCAGCAGCAAGTCGGGCCTGAACACGGGAAGAAAATAGGGTGCATCAGGTTCAGTCTGGCTAATATGGTTGGCTTCCATGCCATCCAAATCGTTAAGCATAAATTCTATATTGGCTTTTTCTATAATGACTTGATGGTAGAAATTGGCCTGCTGGTTTTTATGCATGGCAGCTGTTACCTTTTTTACGGCCTCCAAGTTTATTTGCTCCACCCCATATAGGTCAGCCAAAGCGGAGAGCAGAGTGCGGCTGTATCCGGTATTTTCGATATGAGGCCAGTAAGGCTTAAACAGCTTCCATTTTTTTTCCAAATTAACATCCGGATCTAGAAGCAACTCAAACTGTGTCCGGTCCATGCCGGAAGAAATGAGATCGGTAGATGCATAGTGTTTGAACAGGTGAAAAAAATCAATCTTCTGCTGCCTTCTCTCATATTCATACATAAGATGCTCATGGGTATCAAATATCGGTATTTTATTTATCTCTGCTTCAATCTGCAGGGATAACTG
The Actinomycetota bacterium DNA segment above includes these coding regions:
- a CDS encoding amidohydrolase family protein, with translation MQSKQLSLQIEAEINKIPIFDTHEHLMYEYERRQQKIDFFHLFKHYASTDLISSGMDRTQFELLLDPDVNLEKKWKLFKPYWPHIENTGYSRTLLSALADLYGVEQINLEAVKKVTAAMHKNQQANFYHQVIIEKANIEFMLNDLDGMEANHISQTEPDAPYFLPVFRPDLLLDINTTDKLEQVQAKYDRHIHSLKDFTGIVDSIMEQRKDRLYGLKIGAAYFRRIDFELVTPHQAENSLIKVLKLNRYESFVDGLSAAIIKPFQDYMIHYCIVKAIELNIPVQIHTGLLESNLNDIRNSDPSYLTPVIIRYRQAKFDIFHAGYPFTDKLIAMIKMYPHCYFNLCWLAEVSIKLYMDILDRIIEILPSNKIFAFGGDYMFVEGCYGAQKNARKAVAAVLADRVMQGYFSPEQAVLFASKILNSNAKNTYKPD